ggtcaagaatatcctgaagtacctgaaaaggactaaggatatgtttctcgtttatggaggtgacgaagagctcgtcgtaaagggttacgtcgacgctagcttcgacacagatctggatgactcgaagtcacaaaccggatacgtgtatattttgaatggaggagcagtaagctggtgcagttgcaagcaaagcgtcgtggcgggatctacatgtgaagcggagtacatggcagcctcggaggcagcacaggaagcagtctggatgaaggagttcattaccgacctaggggtgattcccaatgcgtcgggcccgatgactctcttctgtgacaacactggagctattgcccttgcgaaggagcccaggtttcacaggaagaccaggcatatcaagcgtcgcttcaactccattcgtgaaagtgttcaaaatggagacatagatatttgtaaagtacatacggacctgaatgtagcagatccgttgactaaacctctccctagggcaaaacatgatcaacaccaggacgcaatgggtgttcgattcatcacaatgtaactagattattgactctagtgtaagtgggagactgttggaaatatgccctagaggcaataataaatggttattattatatttctttgttcatggtaattgtctattgttcatgctataattgtattgtccggaaatcgtaatacatgtgtgaatacatagaccacaacgtgtccctagtaagcctctagttgactagctcgttgatcaacagatagtcatggtttcctgactatggacattggatgtcattgataacgggatcacatcattaggagaatgatgtgatggacaagacccaatcctaagcatagcataaaagatcgtgtagtttcgtttgctagaagcttttccaatgtcaagtatcttttccttagaccatgagatcgtgcaactcccggataccgtaggagtgctttgggtgtgccaaacgtcacaacgtaactgggtgactataaaggtgcactacgggtatctccgaaagtgtctgttgggttggcacggatcgagactgggatttgtcactccgtgtgacggagaggtatctctgggcccactcggtaatgcatcatcataatgagctcaatgtgactaaggcgttagtcacgggatcatgcattgcggtacgagtaaagagacttgccggtaacgagattgaacaaggtattgggataccgacgatcgaatctcgggcaagtaacatatcgattgacaaagggaattgtatacgggattgattgaatcctcgacatcgtggttcatccgatgagatcatcgtggaacatgtgggagccaacatgggtatccagatcccgctgttggttattgaccggagaggcgtctcggtcatgtctgcatgtctcctgaacccgtagggtctacacacttaaggttcggtgacgctagggttatagagatatgtgtatgcggaaacccgaaagttgttcggagtcccggatgagatcccggacgtcacgaggagttccggaatggtccggaggtaaagaattatatataggaagtcaagtttcggccaccgggaaagtttcgggggttaccggtattgtaccgggaccaccggaagggtcccgggggtccaccgggtggggccacctatcccggagggccccgtgggctgaagtgggaagggaaccagcccctagtgggctgggcgccccccccatgggcctccccccatgcgcctagggttgggaaccctagggtgggggggcttcccacttgccttggggggcaaggcaccccccttggccgccgcccccaccctagatgggtttggccggcgctcccccctcccaagggggcctatataaagggggggagggagggcaggagaacacagccttgggcgcctccctctccccctgcaacacctctctctcgtatatgctcggcgaagccctgccggcatcccgctacatccaccaccacgccgtcgtgctgctggatctccatcaacctctccttcccccttgttggatcaagaaggaggagacgtcgctgcaccgtacgtgtgttgaacgcggaggtgccgtccgttcggcactcggtcatcggtgatttggatcacggcgagtacgactccgtcatccacgttcattggaacgcttccgctcgcgatctacaagggtatgtagatgcactcctttcccctcgttgctagtatactccatagatgcatcttggtgagcgtaggaaaattttaaaattatgctacgattcccaacacaagGAGGGCGCCGTCATCGTCCTcgacagcgacgaggaggacgaggGCGGGCGTCCAACGCGCCACCGCGCCTCGGCGACCCTGGCCAGGGCTGCAGCATGGACGGCGCCGGCCCAAGCCAGCcgcgcgacgacgacgacggcgatgACTACACCCGCTTCTACAGGCTCCTAGGCATGTagacagcggcggcggcggcggtggctaggCGTAGTTCAGGCGTAGTTTGCATGTTTTCGTGTTTTCTGTACAAATTTCAATGAAGTTTCGCCGAGTTCGTGCAAAAGTCGCCGAGTTTGCATATATTTTGTACGCAACGTCGCCGAACCCGGGGCGACCTATGGGCCGACGACTGGGAGCTAGGTCGCCCCCACGCACCAATCtagcgccggctcgcccccaggcggctctttttcggcgccctggggggccgaacggctggagatgctctcagtGCTTGCCCAGAGGGTGACCGCCATGTAGCCTCCCTCGAATTAGTGTCTCTGAAATACCTCTATGTCCAGAAAACGTTATAAGTCTGATAACTCAAAAACATGTCTATCCAtcgaaaaaaaaactaaaaaacatGTCTAGCAGTATTTGCCAAAAATGATGTTCATGCATATATTTACAATGTTCCTCTAGTTTAGGTACACTATTTAAGTACCTGATCACAACATGTCTTTAGATTTGAACATATTTTTCACACAATGGGACCTGCCTCCACCATCTATTGTACAAATTTATAAGCGCATCTAGTTGATGATTACTTCTACAATAGAGCCCCTGTAATAAACCTATGGTTCAGTACAGCCTCAGCAATTGGTCTTTTACGGTAATCTGGATTAAGCATTGCCTACAGAAAAGAAATCAGTGTAAGACCCTTTGTTAAAGATGAAGGAATCGAAAGTAGATTCACTGAGTCCACAGTTAATATAGTAAGCATACATAAGTATCATCTGCAGCAGCAGAAGGTTTGTGAACAGACAAATTTAACTATAATCGTAGAGGCAAACCTGCAGCAACTCCCAGCCGGCACCATCACCTAAATCTAGAAAGTTTACAGCTTCCGACAATTTATCATCTTCCAGGCAATACCTATGTGAGTTCATAAACATAGATAAGCATGCATATTGATTCTGAATATCACAAATCACAACTAACGATCAGGTAAAAAATAAGCGAGAGCAGATTTTATCAAATGAATTTGGAAAGCAGAATTATTCAAACATTGGAATGTTTAAACTTTAAACCATGTAGATGTTTTGTTCTAGCGATTCATACTCTCTTGCAGCATAAATGTCGAGACGGAAAGTGTTCTCCAAGAGCCTCTGCAGAATAAATAAGTACTTTGTTAGATATCACGGTGTTTAAAGGAAAATAATATTTTTCCTATGAACTTTTCTTTCCAGGAATTTCTCTTACGAACTTAAATCCAAATTATAATCAAGAACCTGCAAGGAAATGCCATCCATAATGCCTGCTTTGCAAAACGGAATAAATGCCATGTATGCAATAAGCAACCCAGCTCCATATCTGTGTTTTTCCAATCACACGTATATGTGAGAGACTTGCATTTTGTAACtcgaaaaaagaaaaagaaatactTGCATGTCATCAGCTACTCCAAAAGCTCGCTTCTCCAAAGGAGTTGATGCTCCAGCAGCAGATGCTCGACGCCAAAGACCATCTGACAAAGCTCCAACCCCCATAGACGAATACCTGTCATTATAAAAGTATATCTATTCTCTAAAGCGTTTTCTCATTGGTAAAAGAAAATGCAGAAAGGATGGAGCTATACCCGATATCTACAGAAAATGCCAAATCACGGAGCTGTGGAAGTAAATAGTATCCATTTTTCTCTGCAACAGTGCTAAATAAGAGAAAGTTACACTAAGTAGTAACAGAACTGAGAATGAGTCATAAGCTGTAGAATGGGAAGTAAAACAAGGAAGATGCAGAATACTTGAGAACAACAGAAGAGGGGCCAAGGCTTTGGTGCAGTCTATCATGATTATGCATGTGGACAAGGCCACACATAGCTCCATTAAGCAGCCTAAGGACAAAATATTTCCTCAGTTCCAATTTGTATGCACGATCATAGGGATTCCAAAAATTAGGCCGTTCCTTCAACTGCCTTTCACTGGTTATTTTTGCATAGTCTGCAGCACTGTATCTCCCATCATCGCGGAAAGCAAGCCACTGTAGAAAAATTACATCAGTCTAAAAGCATTACAGGATCGTCTATGACCTGATAAAGTTATGTGGTAGACCTGCTCTCCAGTAGCTGTCTCAAATGCTCCTAACAGAAACTGAATGTTCTCACAGATATCCCTTGCATCACTCTGAAAGTAGAAGGCAAGGAATAGAAATTATTTTTTGGAAATGTCATGTCTGACATACTCATTCAGATCGGCAAGTTCAATCTCTGTTAATTTTTCACGATTTTCCTAACCTGAAGAAAAGCATGAGTCCTCAGCTCATTCAGTGCCATCAAATTAGCTTCAGAAGCACCAGCAATAGCTCCAGGGTATACCTTGTAGCATAAACCTATGTCTTAGCACATATAAGATCATAAATGAACTCATATGTCTGGGAAAGCTAATAACTAACACCATCAGATAAACCAACAAAATTGAATGGCTGGAAAATCGAAgtgaaaaaagaagaaaaacttGGAACTATTGGCCCTGCCCCTACCACAAATAATCTTCACAAGGCACTGTTGAATCAAAGGGTGCTATCTGCATACGATTACGTAAGACTGGCCTTACTAGTATTATGTGTCATGTGATACAATTGAAACACTATGAGCATGTACATTTTAAAATGCATGGATGACCCATATCACACTTATTAGCATTACAGGACCGTGTGTAACTATACATGGTAGATTGAAAATCCGAGCTATACCTTAAATACAGTTTGTGTGCCCTTCAATGGACCTTGCACCACTCTTCCCTCGTACAGTCTGCAATAGACTATGATACATGTATAGTATCAGTAGACCTTTTCTAAAAAGTTACACATCGAAACAACATCTTAGATAGAAGGAAATAAcctaattttcacttgtccttcTCCAACATCTTGGACTCTTAATCGCTCAATCTCTTCCGGTGAATATCCAAGACTAAGGTCTTGATTAACAGCATCGTTTGGAAACCCTCCAGACTGAGAAGATGAATAGCTGTTTCACATGACAAGAGTGTTGGAACTCGTGGTGGTTACATAAATAGAAATATATGTCCTTACGTTTACCACTCAAAATATCCGATGGTCCTTTTAACAACTCGAAATATAAGAGTAAAAACAGACACAGCATCCATGGCCCCATAACATAATACTGGTACTGGTACAAAGTTCTGTGGAAATTTTCTTGTAGGAAATCAGCAACATCGACATCTGAATAGGCATATTGAACCTCCTTGTCATTTACTGTAGCTCTGATGGATACATTACATATTTCCTAAAATTGAACCACATGATGTTCCTATTTGTTGCACGATACTGCTGGTAATCTCTGGTGAATTTATCTGAAGTGTCCTAAGCTAACTAAGCAAAGGGAAATGTCAAAACCAGACAGTATCCTGAACAATTTCAACATATTCTGTCAATCTCACCACAGTATCCTGAATAATTTCACCCCAAGAAAAACACACAGACTTGCCATTTCCAGTGATTTCTGCTGGAAATAACTAATTAAAATAACCTAAGCAACATGCCAGTGAACGGCACGAATGCTCGAACCAATTCCAACCCCGCACACAGCCCTACCGTCCTAAGTTTTGAATCAACTCAGAACGTAAGCACACATCTCCCCGTAGGTACTACAACTCTAAGCTCTGTAGGGAAACGCAAAGGGGAGAGGACCCAAACATGCTGACCTTGTGATGTTCATGAAGCCATAGCTACCCAATAATCTGCCGACCTCGAAGTACGCGGGGTTGGTCATCAGCGCCGCCGAAATCGGCCGTAGAGATCGTGGGCGAGGGCTCCGGCGCCGCCCCCCGGGCTCCGGCGAGACGAGGAAGCGCGCGGGGAGAGCCTTCAGCATCGTAACAGACGGAGTCCGTCGCCACTGCGCTGCGCACAAGCCTGAAACTGACTGGTGTTTCTGGGGATAGACAGCTCAAGCCTCCCAGCCGCAGAAACGAAAAAGCTACTGGGAGGATGTATCGCCGATAACGGGCCGCGAGGATCGCCTGTCGCACCATTATCGGCCCATCAGAAGTTTCCTTGCCCTTTTTATTTTGCGTGTTTATTTTCGCTTTTCGcttttctgatttttttatttttatttacatTAATATttcgattttattttatttccatTATTATATCATTCAAAATTCAGTTATTAATAGAACGAATCACACTTTTACCACTAAACTATACCCGCTACATTGTGGATTATGGTATAAATGCCGTTGGTACTTCTACTTCAATCGCTCGCCTTTACTTTAGGATTTAGATAGCCCCTTTGGTCCGTAAAATAAATATTTTCTTACCATGCTAATAGCGCCTCAACTAAATGTATTTATTTTTATTAGGATCCTATTCTCCTTTTAGTTTTATGTTAAATTTATTTTCTgctttctgtttttttcttttgccACACATTCATGCACTTTTTTCAGACAAACTTTTTTTCAAAGTCATGAACATCTATTTGAAAATACATGAAAATTTGTTCTGAAAATACACAAACATTCTATTCTAGGAATGGTTAATTTTATCTGGCCAAGTCCTACATAACATTTATGTGGCAAATCGTCATCTTCATGTCAATACAAGTCTAAGCAACTGATCATGGCCAACAAAGGCATGAGACAAGATTATAAGAAAAAATTATTTATTTAAATTTGGTCAATGAATATTTTTGAATAGAAAGTCAATGTAAGGATGAAGACTATGAGGGAAAGAAGTTGTTAATCGGATGGATGAGCTCCTAGTCCATGGATATTTTACcaccttagagcatctccaacagacgcGCCAAATAAAGCGCGTGCGCGAAAAACAGGGCTCTTAGCGAGCGCGCCGGCGCGGGAAAAAGTGGCGTGCAAAAAAAAAAACGGGCGCACGCGGCAGTTTTGGCGCGTGTCGACGCGCGCACGCTATAAAAGCAGCGCCACTCCACGCGCCCTCTCCACCGCTCTGCCTCGCCACGCGCCCCTactttctcgcctcgccgccaccgcgccgccaTGCTGCCACACCGCCGGGGAAGTTCGGGCTACGGCGACGTccgtgcgcgcccctccggcgCCTTCTATGCTGAGATGCGCCTCGGCCTAGGCATGTTCGACACCGCCCACGAGggcgcccgcgcgtacgacgcgacAGCGTTGCGCCTCTGGCGGCCTCGTAGGGAGATGAACTTCCCCGAGGTGGCGACGCGGGAGCTGGCGCAGAAGCTCGCACCTCCCCGGCTTGTCACCGACGAGGACCGTcacgacaaccggaggcgggagcgcCGCCTCAGCATCACTGAGATGGATGAGGAGGCCATGGCGGTGTGGGGCCAACGCTTCCCGGAGGACGTCGTCAACAAGCGCGAATTCTACACGCAAAGGAGGGTGGAGAGGTGGGCGGAGCGAGCAGCCTATCACGAGGACATGCATACGAGGAAGGCGGCCGCGCTCTTCAACATCGAGCTCAAAGAAGCGTCGACCTGGGACTCCGACGATGAACGGTGGATTGTCGCCTTCATTCCGACGTCGGAGTGGGAGGAGGACACCACCGAGTCATAgtccgaggaggaggacgacgagtaGTTTAGCCGCTGGCTTTCGTATCGTCTTTTTTTACTATCTATGATGTGAATTATGTTGGTTGAAATATGCTATGACTATGTTGGTTGAAATATGACTGTCTTGTTTAAATTTTTGTGTACGTATGTGTATCTTTCAAACAGCGCGTTGTATTTTAGCTCGCCTGCTGAAGCGCTACAGCGGCGCGCTAAAATTTGCAGCGCCTGGTGAAGCAACTGCCTACTCGGGCGCAAAAACAGCCGTTGCGCGCGCTGTAAAAAAAGTTAGCATGCCGCGCCTGCGCGTGCCGTTGGAAATGCTCTTACCCCACCTATCTACCACCTCAAGGTTGCTTGGTCATTTGTCAAGGCCCCCTGGCGTACATAAATTCCCACATGGGTGCATGTAGCCGTTTCACTCCCACTGAAAACAACTCAAGGAAAGAGGCATTCCATATAGTGTACTCGTCATTTTTTGGAGTTTAGTCCTGATACTCTTGAGTTTAACTTGAAATATCTCATCAATTGTTACAATTTAGTGTTGTTTTCTCTCTTATATGTTTTTAGGGCTACTAGGTGGCACTCCTACTGACTTTTCACAATAAACTGAGTCATACCAGGGCTATTCTGGCGAAGTTATGAGCAACGGATATATGGTTGTTTGAGAATTTTTTAATTAGAGTTCCCACAACATGCTTAAAAAAGATCCAACACATGTATGATGTGGGGTTCGTCGATATACAAATCCAACAAACCAAACATCAGACATTTTATGAAACACCGCACAACCCGTGAGTCCTAGCCAACCACCGGATCAATAACCCGTCCGAGTtgttagcgattgctaaggcgcaacatcGTCGCATCACCAAAGTTGTTTCCACCCAAATTGACAAAGTGTTTTGTCATCGAAAGATTGAGGCATCAGTTGAATCGAATTTGTCGGTTTTCCTGAAAAGGAGTGGATctcaaaaaaggaaaaataaattaACATGAACAATGAGTAACATGCCGCATGGTGTTTCTGAAAAGAAATGCAAGCCCTTAAAATTCAGAACTCAACACCACCAAAATATGGTCCCATTCCCAATTTCCCATGCTCCCATTTCACTGCTTAGGTGACCAACTTCTCTATCATCAAGTTTCATGTGATTTTGCTCACCCGAAGCAACATGCAATCAAATctaaagaaataaaataaaataaaagccAGCTAAAGGAGAAGAAAAAGGTTACATCGCATTAGCAAAAGCAAGTTGCTTTAGAATGCATAATCAAAGCCCGGTGATGATTCTTCAAAAGGCACTAATGATGGTGGTAGTAGTGGTGGGCCATCGGATGATCCAGCTCTTACGTCACCATGACGCTGTGCAGCATATATATGCATGGTACAAATTAGTCGCAATTTTTTACTACGAACTACTAGTACGAAATTAATCAAATGACATACTACATCCGTACGCATGTTTGCATACCACTTCTCACTGGCTGTTGATCAGTGGAGTGCTGTTGCATACATGCCACAGTACATTTGGTTAAACTCTTAGATAGGATAGTAGAGGTACTCGTGCTACTTGGCCTTGTATCGACCTAACTTTTCATTCCTTCAATTTGTATGTGCATTGTAACAATGAAATCAAATATGCAACTCAAACGTTTCGTTAAAAACTTCTCCAAGTTGTAATGTTTGATCTCGGGCGTCCGATGGGACCACCGTGGATCTCAACCTTCTATTCAGAATTGGACGCCTCATGATCCGATCTGGACTGTGGGTGGGAGGATACCATCACCATGTCCCCCTCCGTTTCGGAGAGTTGGCCCGGGTAGCCTATCTGGTCGTGTGGGCCCGCCTGGGGCTGGGATTCCTCCGTGGGCCCCCACAGGCCGAGTTCCTTCTCCAGATCCTGCAACCACCACTCGTTTCCCTCCTCTTCTTGGCTGGCCTTGGTCGTACATGGCACTGTTGCATCGCCTTGTTGTAGGCGCGCGATATCGTCATCGATGATGCTCCAGATGTCAGCGTCCATGTCGATGTCCGGCAGCTCGAGCAGCTcctccaccccgccgccgcccccggcgCACGTCGTCAGGGAGGACGACGAGCACGAAGACGTTGGCATTGGCGCCGCCGTCGCGAGCGCCTCCGTGGGCGCGTCGGCCAGCATGTCCAGGATGTCCATGACTGGCTCGAGCTCCAGCTCGAGAGGGGATGGTACGTCCATCGTCTCGGGATCGTTGCTCGTGCCGCACTGCTCCCCGGCGCCGCCGTTGGATCCCTCGCTGCTCGTCATCGACGAGGACGCCGAAGACAACGAAGGGACGGGCGTGTCGGGGTCTCCGTCGGCCGCCTCGCCCTTGCTCTCGCCAACGCCTGGCTTCTGCTCCGACGCCCTCTTCTTCAGGTGCGTGTTCCAGACGTTCTTGATCTCGTTGTCCGTCCTCCCGGGCAGGCACGCCGCGATCTTGGACCACCTGGACAAATAACAAAATCCGATCAGAACACACCAAAATCAATCAATCGATCAATCTCGGAACCGAATGCACGCAGATTAACGGCGAGCCTACTTGTTGCCGAGCAAGGCGTGCAGCTTGATGACGGTGGCCTCCTCCTCGGCGGTGAAGTTGCCGCGCCGGAGGTCGGGGCGCAGGTAGTTGATCCACCGGAGCCGGCAGCTCTTCCCGCAGCGCAGCAGGCCCGCCTGCCTCGGGAGGGCGCGCCAGTTGGCGTGGCCGTGCTTCTGGATGTAGGCGATGAGGCGCATGTCCTCCTGCGGCGTCCAGGAGCCCCTGTTGAGCCCGACCTTGGCGCAGCACGGTGCCCTGCCTCGCCCCATATCGGACACCTGACCAGACCACTCTGCTCGCCTGTTCTACTTCGACTTGCCCGAGTCCAGGAGGTGGTGGGACGGTGCAGAGCATGGATCGGGGGCGGGCACGGCCGGTATATATGTGCGCCGCGCACGCTCGCACTGACGCAACCACTCCTACTACTTACTGGTGGCAGGGCTGGCGCTGGGGCGACAGGTGACAAGCCCAGGAGTTGGGAGGCCCTACGTACCTCTATCCTCCTACCTCCGAGACTATTGCGTTTACCTACCAAACCCCTGTCCCAGGAGAGCAAAATGTCCTCCATCTCCTGGGGCCGGCCGC
The sequence above is a segment of the Aegilops tauschii subsp. strangulata cultivar AL8/78 chromosome 6, Aet v6.0, whole genome shotgun sequence genome. Coding sequences within it:
- the LOC109774657 gene encoding uncharacterized protein isoform X2, with the protein product MLKALPARFLVSPEPGGRRRSPRPRSLRPISAALMTNPAYFEVGRLLGSYGFMNITSYSSSQSGGFPNDAVNQDLSLGYSPEEIERLRVQDVGEGQVKIRLYEGRVVQGPLKGTQTVFKVYPGAIAGASEANLMALNELRTHAFLQSDARDICENIQFLLGAFETATGEQWLAFRDDGRYSAADYAKITSERQLKERPNFWNPYDRAYKLELRKYFVLRLLNGAMCGLVHMHNHDRLHQSLGPSSVVLNTVAEKNGYYLLPQLRDLAFSVDIGYSSMGVGALSDGLWRRASAAGASTPLEKRAFGVADDIGSWRTLSVSTFMLQESIAWKMINCRKL
- the LOC109774671 gene encoding uncharacterized protein, giving the protein MLPHRRGSSGYGDVRARPSGAFYAEMRLGLGMFDTAHEGARAYDATALRLWRPRREMNFPEVATRELAQKLAPPRLVTDEDRHDNRRRERRLSITEMDEEAMAVWGQRFPEDVVNKREFYTQRRVERWAERAAYHEDMHTRKAAALFNIELKEASTWDSDDERWIVAFIPTSEWEEDTTES
- the LOC109774657 gene encoding uncharacterized protein isoform X1, which codes for MLKALPARFLVSPEPGGRRRSPRPRSLRPISAALMTNPAYFEVGRLLGSYGFMNITSYSSSQSGGFPNDAVNQDLSLGYSPEEIERLRVQDVGEGQVKIRLYEGRVVQGPLKGTQTVFKVYPGAIAGASEANLMALNELRTHAFLQSDARDICENIQFLLGAFETATGEQWLAFRDDGRYSAADYAKITSERQLKERPNFWNPYDRAYKLELRKYFVLRLLNGAMCGLVHMHNHDRLHQSLGPSSVVLNTVAEKNGYYLLPQLRDLAFSVDIGYSSMGVGALSDGLWRRASAAGASTPLEKRAFGVADDIYGAGLLIAYMAFIPFCKAGIMDGISLQRLLENTFRLDIYAAREYCLEDDKLSEAVNFLDLGDGAGWELLQAMLNPDYRKRPIAEAVLNHRFITGALL
- the LOC109774681 gene encoding myb-related protein Zm1, with amino-acid sequence MGRGRAPCCAKVGLNRGSWTPQEDMRLIAYIQKHGHANWRALPRQAGLLRCGKSCRLRWINYLRPDLRRGNFTAEEEATVIKLHALLGNKWSKIAACLPGRTDNEIKNVWNTHLKKRASEQKPGVGESKGEAADGDPDTPVPSLSSASSSMTSSEGSNGGAGEQCGTSNDPETMDVPSPLELELEPVMDILDMLADAPTEALATAAPMPTSSCSSSSLTTCAGGGGGVEELLELPDIDMDADIWSIIDDDIARLQQGDATVPCTTKASQEEEGNEWWLQDLEKELGLWGPTEESQPQAGPHDQIGYPGQLSETEGDMVMVSSHPQSRSDHEASNSE